Within the Stenotrophomonas sp. 610A2 genome, the region CCCGCTCCATCGCCTTACCAGCAAGCCTCATGAACCTTGTTGTCCCAGAAGCTCGACATCGCGAAGTCACGCTTCAACCCCGCCTTCGCATAGGCGCGCTCGCGGCCCAACCGTGCTTGGGCACAAGCGTCGATCTTCGCCCCAGCCCTGCTGCGCTGCCCTGCGCTTGACCCTCTTCGTCTCTGCGATCGATCGTTCTGTCGCGGTTGAGGCCGCGACGACGTCTTGGGCTCTCCCGCCGCGCCATCAATGGCTTCTGCCCGCACAGCCCAATGCCTCACCTCGGCGCCGGAGCATGGCGTGGATTGATAGACATGCCCTTCACCCTCCAAGCACTTGTAGACCGTCAGCTCCTGCGCCAAAGCGTCTGCAGTGATCAGCCCCAACAACATCACCGGAAGCAAGCTTCTCAAGGCACCGTCCCTGTTTACCTTTATGGTCTACAAGGTGCCAAACGCCTGGAGTGCTGGATGTCCGCGATCAGAGCGTATTGGCGTCGGACTTCGCCGCTGCATGTCGCAGCACACCTCCTCGGCGCGTGCTGCACCGGACGTCGCATCCAGTCCGGGCCTCCACCGTACCCAGACGGCGGATTGCGTCTTTTTCAGCCCCGTCTCATTGGATGAAGAAATTTCTTCACAAATCGCTTGCGGGAAATATGAAGCCCCGCTATTATTTCTTTCTCGGCAACGACGTAACAACGTTTCACCGGGGCCATAGCTCAGCTGGGAGAGCGCCTGCATGGCATGCAGGAGGTCAGCGGTTCGATCCCGCTTGGCTCCACCAAATCCGAACATTAGGCCGTTTGGATTGTCGACAATTTGATGAGTATAACGCGTCCCCATCGTCTAGAGGCCTAGGACATCACCCTTTCACGGTGGCGACCGGGGTTCGAATCCCCGTGGGGACGCCATTCATCAGGTACAAACGGACCCAGCCGTATCGGGTCTTTTTTTATCGAAGCAATCCTCCCAAGAAATTGCACGGAAGAAGAAAAAGCTTCCAATTCGATAAAAGACCGCTATAATAGCGGGCTAGCAACAACGTGGGGCCATAGCTCAGCTGGGAGAGCGCCTGCATGGCATGCAGGAGGTCAGCGGTTCGATCCCGCTTGGCTCCACCAATTCAGGCCTTAGGCCGCCTGAATCTACAACTTGAGATTTGAAGAATACGCGTCCCCATCGTCTAGAGGCCTAGGACATCACCCTTTCACGGTGGCGACCGGGGTTCGAATCCCCGTGGGGACGCCATTTCTAAAAAGCTTCGAGCGATCGAAGCTTTTTTCTTGCCTGCGATTTACAGCGGTGCTGCCCTGCCCGCCCAGGCCGAACACAGCACCCAACCGCCAGCGAGTCCTTCATCGACAGCCAGCATCCCGCGCCAGCATACTTGAGCGCTATTTGGGCGCGGGCAACAGCAAGGATCAACCAATGAACATGAAAGCACTCGCCATCTTGTTGGCCGGGGCACTTCTGGCGTTCGCAGGGACCACGCTACACGCCAACTACCTCTTTGCCGAACGCTCGCAAGCGCCCGACCCGAGCAAAGGCGAGATCATTGAGTTCAAGGTAAAAGGATCGGATCGCACGGTTTACATCACCAGCGGTGACCGCATGCAGCATTGGTCGATTCTCGGCGCCGGGATTCTATTGTTCCTACTGGGCGCCAAGGGCGGCGCCCTGCAGCGAAACCGCGTACAGAACTAAGCCCGCGAGCAGCTGCATACCTTTGTGGGAGCGGCGTAAGCCGCGAAGCCACGGATCCAGAAGGCGGCAGCACGACACTCGGTTGTTCCCAATATCGCCAGCTTCGCGGCTTACTCGGCTCTCACATCGATGCGGGAGATTAAGGCATCGCCGGGCACGCCCCTGCCGAGCATGGCTCGGCACTACAGGCCCGAGCAAGCGTGTTGCTGCGCTTGGTTTTGTAGGAGCGGCGTAAGCCGCGAAGCCACAGATCCAGCAGGTGGCAATGCGATGCCCAGGTATTACTGGCTTCGCGGCTTACACCGCTCCGACATCCATCGTGCAGATCATCGTATGGGCGGGAACGCCCCTGCCGAGCATGGCTCGGCACTACTGGACTGCACGTCGCAATTGGAACTGCCTGCCAAATTTCAGGCAAAGAAAAAGGCACCGATGGGTGCCTGTTTTCTCTGGTGCCGAAGGGGGGACTCGAACCCCCACGCTTTTAAGGGCGGCGGATTTTGAATCCGCTGCGTCTACCGATTCCGCCACTTCGGCTGGCAGGAGCGGAATTATAGCGGAGCTTTGCGCGCTTGGGCAGGTCCCAGCCAAAAATATTTCTGTAATGCCTGTTTCGGCGACTGGCTATACTTCACCCGATCCGGATACAGGGGCAAACGATGGGCTCGCTCGAAGGCACGAGAGTGCTGGTCGTGGAGAACGACGAGTTGAATGCCATGCTGCTGCAGATGCAGCTGGAGATGGAAGGCATGCAGGTTGGCGGTGTTGCCGCCTCGGTCAGCGCTGCCCTGCAGATGATCGACGAGCTGCAGCCACAACTGGTTTTCCTGGACTATTGGCTGGCATGCAATGAGAACAGCAGCCCGGTTGCCGAATGTCTGAGGCAGCGTGGCATTCCATTCCTGGTTGCTACCGGCATGGAAATCAACCAGCTTCCAGCGGTGTTCGATGCCGGCGTAAAGCTTTCCAAGCCCTATACCGGCAGTGATCTCAGCCAGGCACTGCGTCGCGCACTTGCTCCGGCCTGAGCAAGCTCATGAGTGCGTAGAGCAAGTTGCCCTGTAGGAGCGGCGTGAGCCGCGAAGCAGATGCTGCTACAGGTCGCCTTGAATTCCTGCGCTCCAGCACCGTCAGCTTCGCGGCTTACGCCGCTCCTACAAGAGCGGCGACTCCTACTCAGCTGCCGCGCTTTGCCCTTGCGAACGCATCGGCCAGTGCATTGTTCGCCGGCGCAGCAGACACTGCCGGCCGGCCACCGCCATTGCCCGGATTGCGCGGACGCTGGCCACCATCACGTCCAGCACCCGGGCCACGCCCCTGCCCCGCATTGCGCTCATCACGCTCGGGCTTCCTGGCGGGCGCGGGCGTATCTTCCAGACGCCGGGTCAACGCGATGCGCTTGCGCGCCACATCCACCTCCAGCACTTTGACCTTGACGATATCGCCCGCCTTGACCACGTCGCGCGGGTCTTTGACGAAGGTATCGGACAAGGCCGAGATGTGGATCAGGCCATCCTGGTGCACACCGATATCGACGAAGGCACCAAACGCGGCGACGTTGCTGACAACGCCTTCCAGAATCATGCCTTCGCGCAGATCCTTGATGTCCTCGACGCCCTCGGCAAAACGCGCGGCCTTGAACTCGGGGCGTGGATCGCGGCCTGGCTTCTCCATTTCCTTGAGGATGTCGCGCACGGTCGGCACACCGAACTTGTCGTCGGTGAACTGCTCGGCCTTCAGACTGCGCAGGTAACTGCCATCACCCAATAGCGCCTTGATCGGCTTTGCCGCGGCAGCGACGATGCGCTCGACCACCGGATACGCTTCCGGGTGAACCGCGGAGGCGTCCAGCGGCTCGTCGCCATCGGCGATCCGCAGGAAGCCAGCGCATTGCTCAAAGGTCTTGTCGCCCAGGCGCGACACCTTCAACAGATCCTTGCGGCGCTTGAACGGGCCGTTCTCGTCGCGGTGACGAACGATGTTCTCGGCCACCGTCGCAGACAGACCCGAAACGCGGGTCAACAACGCTGCAGATGCCGTGTTGACGAAGACGCCAACCGCGTTGACGCAGTCCTCGACCCGCGCGTCCAGGGCCTTGGCCAGGCGGAACTGGTCGACATCATGCTGGTATTGGCCCACGCCTATGGCCTTGGGCTCGATCTTGACCAGTTCGGCCAAGGGATCCTGCAGGCGCCGCGCAATCGAGACCGCCCCGCGCAGCGACACATCCAACTCCGGGAATTCCTTGGCAGCAAACTCAGACGCGGAATACACCGAGGCGCCGGCTTCGCTGACCACCACTTTCTGCAGTTTGGAATTGCCGCAGGCAGCGATTGCCTCACCGGCCAGCTTGTCGGTCTCGCGGCTGGCGGTGCCGTTGCCAATCGCGATCAGCTCGACGTTGTGCTTGATGCACAGCTGTTTGATCGTCTGCAGCGACTGCTCCCACTGCCGGCGCGGTTCGTGCGGATACACCGTATCGGTGGCCAGCAGCTTGCCGGTCGCATCGACCACGGCGATTTTGCAACCGGTACGGATGCCCGGATCCAGCCCCAGTACTGCCTTCGGCCCAGCCGGCGCTGCCAGCATCAGATCTTTCAGGTTATCGCCGAACACCGTGATCGCCTCGGCCTCGGCTTTCTCGCGCGCCTGATTGAACAAGTCCAGCAGCAGGTGCATATGCAGCTTGGCGCGCCAGGTCAGGCGGCAGGCATCCAGCAGCCAGCGATCGGCCGGGCGCTCCTTGTTTGCGATGCCCGCGTTGAACGCAACGCGGCCTTCCGCATACTGGTGCCCGGCTTCAACATCGCTGCCCGGGTCCAACTCAAGGAACAGGAATTCCTCGCGACGCGCGCGGAACAAGGCCAGCAAACGGTGCGAGGGAATCTTTGCCAACGCTTCGGCATGCTCGAAGTAATCGCGGTATTTGGCGCCTTCGGCTTCTTTGCCTTCAGCTACCCGCGCACGGATGATGCCGTTGCCAGCCAACCAGCTGCGCAACTCACCAACCAACGCGGCGTCTTCGCCCCAACGCTCCATCAGGATGGCGCGCGCGCCCTCCAGTGCAGCCTTGGTATCGGCGACACCCTTTTCGGCATCGACAAACCCAGCAGCAAAGACCTGCGGGTCCAACATCGGATCGCCGAGCAGACCGTCGGCCAGCGGCTCCAGCCCTGCTTCGCGCGCGATCTGCGCACGCGTGCGACGCTTCTGCTTGTAAGGCAGGTACAGATCTTCCAGCCGCGACTTGGTATCCGCGCCCATGATCTGCTCGCGCAAGGCGTCGCTGAGCTTGCCCTGTTCGTCAATGCTGGACAGGACTGCCTTGCGGCGATCCTCGAGCTCACGCAGATAGGTAAGACGACTCTCAAGATTACGCAGTTGGGTGTCGTCCAGGCCGCCGGTCACTTCCTTGCGGTAGCGGGCGATGAACGGAACGCTGGCGCCCTCATCAAGCAGCGCGATGGCTGCCTTGGTTTGAGCGGCCTGTGCGCCGATCTCGTCGGCGATTGTCTGCGCGATCTGCTGCGCGAGCTTGATGTCTTGCATTGCCGGTGCGGTAGCCACGGTGACGGGAGCTACCATTCTGGCAATGCGCGGGCGCCGGGGAAAGCCGTTGACAGCACGCGCCGGACCTGTTGCCCGGCGCGTATAGCTGAATACTCAGGCCAGATGCTTGTACAGCCGTTGGCTGGCGACATCGTCACGCAGGTCTTCCAGCACCATTACGCGCATCGAGCCCCTGCCGGTCACTGGCATCATCCGTTCGACGTAAATTTCCGGGCCATGCTCGGTATCTGCGCGGGTTTTGCTGAAGCCGTAGGGCAACACACCCTTATCGCCATCCTTGCTGCCACCGATATAAAGAACAATTGCCATGGTGGTTCGTGCTCCTGTTGGATCTGTAACAGGTGCAACGATACGTGGGGATACGTTACAGAGATGTACATAAAAGGTTGTCGTTTGATGTCAGCGTTCATTGCAGCAACATCGACGACAGCCGCTTTCAGTGCCGCGCAGGCCACCAACCACGGCCGTGCATGGCGTAATAGTCTGCCGCACGCTCGAATGGGTTACGCACGCTTACGCCTCCGCACAACAGGTAGACCGGCAGGAAAAACGGGCCCAACACCAGGTACTGGAAAACATGCGCGCGCTCGTGATCGCCGAGGCGCACGCGCGGCTGTACGCAACGACCGGCGCGGTGCTCGTAGGTCAGGCACAAACCGTCCAGATCATCGCCGGTGTGCAGGATCACCATACCGAAGGTGATCGCACCGCCTGGCCCCCAAGGCCAACGCCGGAACACCAGGGCAGATTCCTTGCTGCTCCAATAGGGACGGGCCCCGGCAAGCGCGCCCAGTGCGCCGCCGATCAGACCGATCAAGGTATTGGGCGAGGTCCAGATTCCACCCAGAATGCGCAGCCACACCGGAGCCATCGCGAGCTGCATGAGGCTCAGACCCGCTGCCTGGTTCTGGTGACCGGCCAGCTCACCTCAGCCAGCCGGCGCACGCAGGCGACGCAGTTGCTGCAGGAACCACGCCGAGGCGTCCTGCTCCTGCGCGCCGCTGCAGGAGACCTTGTACGCCTTGCCACTCATGCTGCTGCGGCTGGCGGCACGATCGATGAACTGCTCGCTGCTGTCGACCATGTCGCGCTTGAGCAGGTAATCGTATTTGCGCTGCAAATGGCCGCGCGCAGCCACTGCGTCGTACCAGGTGCCATTGCGCTGAAAACGGCAGCCGGAGGTTTCCAGCGCCTGCATCAAGCCACTGATCTCATGCTGTGTTGCCGCATTGGGAGCGGCAGCTGCAGGCAGTGCCACCAGTGCCAAACTTGCGGCCATCAGCAAATTACGAACCAGCTTCTTCATACTCGCTCACCCAACCAATCATTGATGGCGCCAGGCACTTCGCGCTGGGCGCGCCCCGACACATAGATGCCGATGTGGCCACCGCGAAAACCCAGCTCGGTGTAATCGGTGCTGCCAACCTGCGCCTGCATCGCCTTGGATGCGGACGGCGGAACCAGATGGTCCTGCTCGGCATAGATGTTCAAGATCGGCATCTGCACCTTGGCCAGATCCACCACCTCGTCGCCGATGCGGATGCTGCCATTCATCAGGCCATTGCCTTGATAGAACTGTTTGACGAACTCGCGGAACGTTTCGCCCGCCAGATCCGGTGAATCGAAGATCCACTTTTCCATCCGCAGGAAGTCCTCGAGGGCTTGCTTGTCGTCGAGGATGTCCATCAAGCCCACGTATTTCTGCACGTTCAAGCGGAATGGCTTGAGCATCAGGTAACTGGCGTTCATCAGATCAGCCGGGATGTTGCCCAGGGTGTCGACGAACAGATCCACGTCCACATGCCGCGCCCAATGCGAGAGCATGTTGTCCGCAGTGTGGAAGTCCACCGGCGTCACCATGCTGATCAGGTTCTGCACTTTGTGCGGGCGCAGCGCGCTGTAGCACAGCGCAAAAACACCGCCCTGGCAGATGCCAAGCAGGTTGACCGGTGCATTATCACGCTGCGCACGCAGGTGGTCGACCGCGCCGTCGATGTAACGCAGCAGATAGTCTTCCAGGGTAAGGAAGCGCTCGGAGCGGTCCGGGTAGCCCCAGTCCAGCACGTAGACGTCCTGGCCAAGCGCCAGCAGCTTCTGCACCAGCGAGCGCCCGTCCTGCAGGTCAACCATGTAAGGCCGGTTGACCAAGGCGTAGACAATCAGCAAGGGCGGCTTGCTGGCATCGGCCTGATCGCTGACGAAGCGATACAACTTGACCTTGCCGTCGCTCCACACTTCCTGGCGCTCGGTGACGCCATAGTCCACGTCTTCAACGCCGGGCAGCAGCTTCAAGCCATCGACAAGCTTACGCTGCCATTGCAGGGTTTCCTGCAACAGGTCGTCATTGCCAAAACCAAGCGGGCCCTTCATTTGCTGCTCCTGCGGCGGGCCGGTGCTGCTTTCGGCTTGGCGGCGGCAGCGGTTTTCTTCGCCGCCACTTTCTTTGCTACAACCTTCTTGGCTGCAGGCTTCTGCGCGGATTTCCCGGCAGACTTCTTGACGACTGCTTTCGACACCTTTGTCACTGCCTGTTTTGGCACAGGTTTCACCGGCTTGACAGCGGGCTTGGGCTGCGAAGGCGTTGCCGCCTTGCCCGCTGCTGCGCCCTGCGCTGCCGGGCTCGCCTGCTGAGTAGCAGCAATCAAACGCCGTACCTGCCGCTCAAGCTCGGCGATGCGCCGATGCGCGGCATCCATTTCAGTGCGGGTGGGCACGCCCATCGCATCGCAGGCGCGCTCCAGCTCGCTCTGCGAGGCTGCGCGCAGCCGCATCTGGGCGTTGGCCAACTCCCCATAGATGCGTTGGAAGTCTTCGGAGAGGGCTACCTTTGCGTAGGCTTCCTCAGCGGCATCGATCCATAGATCGAACATCGCACGGGCGCTGGTCAGCTGGCTGCCGGGCACTTCGTGCTCGGCCAGCTTGGCCTCGAAACGCTTGAATGCGTCGTCCAGAACCGCGCGAATGGTGTCCACATAAGCTTCGGCGCGCGCCTGGTATTCCTGCTGGATCTTCAGCAAGGCCTGCCAGCGTGCCTGGTGCTCACGGGCCGGGCCAAATGCCGGTGCGTTCAACCAGTCGCCGCCGCCGAAGCCGCTTTGTGCCGCCTTGGCGAACTCGCGCAGCCAAGGCTGGTCGTTCAGTGCGTTGCCGCCGCGTGCGGCGCCCAGCATCCACTGCAGCAGGTCATCACCCTGCCCCGCCTGCACCGCTTCGCGCCATGCGCCGGCCACTTCCGACGCCGAGGTGTCTTTGCCGGCAAAGCGCGCGGCCACCTGCTGCATCATGCCCAACCAATCGCCGGCCTGATGCTGGAAACGCGCGCCCAGCGCCTGTACTTCCGGAGGCGTGTCGGTGCTGACCAAGCGGGTCCACTGGGCAATGCTTTCACGCCAGGGGAAATCGCCGCCCGCCGCCGCACCGGTACCTTGCATGGTCTGTGACCACGCCTCCCAGTAGCCGCGCATGCTGGCCTCGAAATCCGTGTTGTCGTTGTTGCCTGCCGCCATTGCCTTGCTCCCGGGATGCCCGGTGATGATAGCAATGCGACCGGGCTACCGGCGTCAGGGCTTGGGAATACGCAGCGTCTTGCTGATCATCAACGAGCCGGACAGCGCGAACAGCAGCACCAACGGATGCAACTGCCACGGCCCCAGCTGCCAGCTGCCGCCCCACAGCGCCGGACCAATCGCACTGAAGTGGGCCGCCAGGGCCAGGACGATGACCAGCGCCAGGCTGGTGGGGATCGGCGTGCCTTCGAAATACGGCACCTTGTCCGACTCACCGGCGATCTCCTCGGCAGTGACGTTGTAACGGGCCAGTCGGCTGACACCGCAGCAGACGAAGTAGCTCAGGATAAGCCAGTCCCAGCCGCCCTGCATACCGCAGGCATACGCAAGTGCCGCCGGCGCCACACCAAAGGAAATGACGTCGGCCAGCGAATCCAGCTCGCGCCCCAAGGTGGACGAGGACTGCCGCCAACGGGCAACGCGCCCATCCAGCGCATCGAAGATGAAGGCCAGCGGGATCAAGGCCATGCCGAACATCAGGAAGCCGCGTTCGCCATCCTGCAGGAAGCGCATCGCCGCGAACACCGCACCGGTGCCGCAGAAGGCGTTGCCGAGGGTGAACCAATCGGCAAGCTGGAACTCACGGAGCATCGAGAAATGGCGTTTCATGGGAACTCGCGGTGCATGGACCGCAACAGGGTACCGCGAGCACCTGAACAGTGGACAGTACCCGCGCCGCGACGCACGAAATGAGGTTCCCAAATATCGCTTGGATCGCTAAGGTCGCTGCAGGACCCAGCCATCGCCACGTCCCAACCACACACCTGGACGCAGACGATGCTGGACACCCCCACCCTGGCCGCGCAGTTGCGGCAGCCCCATGGCGATGCCGCACTGGCGGTCGCTGACTCGATGAACCGCAGCAACGGCGAGCTCAACAAAGCCGCGATCAGCTTGCTGGCAGTACTGCCCGGTGAGCACGTACTGGAGATCGGCCCCGGCAATGCCGCCTTCGCTCCCTTGCTGCTGAAAGCACCGGGCAGTCGCTATCTCGGCATCGAGCTGTCGCCGGAAATGGTGCGGGCAGGCAATGCCAGGCTTGCTGATGCGGGATTGGCAGAACGCGCGGCACTGCAGCTGGGCGACGCCAATGCACTTGCGCTGGAAGATGCCTGCGTCGACGCCGTGCTGGCAGTCAACATCAGCTACTTCTGGCCGTCATTGCCGCCGGTGCTGGGCGAACTGGCACGCGTGCTGCGTCCGGGCGGCAGGCTGTGCCTGGCGTTCGGCGACCCGGCGTTCATGCGAACGCTGGCCTTCAGCGCCCACGACTTCCATCTGTACACGCGCGAAGACTTCGAACATGCCCTGCACTCGACCGGGCAGTTTGCTCGCCCGGCATGGCACAGCCATCAGGAGACGGGCATCAGCAACGACGGCCGGCAGGTGCAGAAGCACTTCCACATCCTGCTGGCACAACGCGAATGAGCGCTTACAGGCGGGTGTAGCTCCAGGACTGCATGCGTCCGTCGCGGTACGGCATCACGCCGTGGAACGGGCGCGGGTCCGCATCGAACACCAGCGGCAGGAAATGGCGGTCGCCCTCCCACAACGGCAGCGACTCCAACTGGTCCACCGCCACCCATTCCAGAGTGCCTTCGCGATTCACTTCCATCGGCGTGCCGGTGAAGTCATCAATGACGAAGATGAAGGCGAACCAGTCCTCGCCGTTCTTGCCGAAGCCAGGCCAGCTGATGCTGCCGCGCAGGCGCGTCGTGCCGCACTCGATGCCCGCCTCTTCGCGAATCTCGCGATGCATGCAGGCGAGGATGTCCTCGTCGGCTTCCATCTTGCCGCCCAGCCCGTTGTACTTGCCCAGGTGCATGTCACCGGGACGGGTATTGCGGTGGATCATCAAGGCCTTGCTGCCGTCGGCGGACAGTACGTAGCCGAGCGTGGCCATAATCGGGGTGTACGGCATAGCGACAACCGGAACCAGAGGGGCGTGCAGTATGCCCGATGCGCACGCCGCGCCTCAGCTCGGCAGCACATCCATGCGTCGCATTGGCACGACAGTCTCGTCGACACGGCGCAGCGTGGCAACGCTGTGGCCGCGCTCGGCCAGATATTCCAGCCATTTCCCAAGGAAGGTATTCATGCGCATGCGGTGGCTGATCAGCGCTTCCGGCGGCGGATACATACCCATCACGTCCTGCCAGCGCCGGCCCACGTAGCAATGCGTGGTTTCGGCCTGGCGTGCATCGCGGTACAGACGCACGAACGCGGAGGGATCCGGCTCGCCGGTGACCGGATCGCAAAGGTCGTAGGTCAGACGCAGCTCCACCGTATAGCGGTGGCATTCGATCACATCCAGGCGCACGTCCAGGCCATCGCCGACGCTTGAAAGGTGACTGCCGACATGCAGACGATCCGGCGCGAACAGCCGCATCAAATGATCATGATTCTCCGCATACAAGCCCATCAGCCAGCCGAGCCGGCTGAGCCTGGGGATGCGATCGATGCGGGAAAGTGCGCCTGCCATGGAGCCGATCCTACACGTCAGGGCATGCAAGTGGCATCACCAGTAGTGCCGAGCCATGCTCGGCAGAGGCATTACCCAGGAACCCACCTGTAGTGCCGAGCCATGCTCGGCAGGGGCGTTACCGGTAGAGCCTCTGCCGAGCATGGCTCGGCACTACCGTTGGTTTTTCAAGCGCCCTTTGGCTTAGAACATCTCCCGCTGCAGGCTCAAGGTGCTCAGCACCTTGCTGGAGATCTCCTCGATCGAGGTGTGGGTGGTGCTCAAAGTCGGGATGCGCTCCATGCGGAACATGGTCTCGGCCGCGGCGACCTCGCGCTTACAGGTCTCGAAACTGGCATAGCGCGAATTCGGGCGCCGCTCCTGGCGGATCTGCTGCAGGCGTTCCGGGTCGATGGTCAAGCCGAACAGCTTGTTGCGGTACGCGCGCAGACGCGGCGGCAGGCGATCCTGCTCCAGGTCTTCCTCGGTCAAGGGGTAGTTGGCCGCGCGGATGCCGTAATGCAGTGCCAGGTAGATGCAGGTCGGGGTCTTGCCGGCGCGCGACACCGCCACCAGCACCACGTCGGCCTCGTCATAGTTCACCGCGATGCCATCGTCGTGGCTCAGCGCGAAATTCATCGCATTGATCCGGCGGTGGTAGGTATCGAAGTCCACCATGCCGTGCGCCTGCCCCACCTTGGAGTGCCGC harbors:
- a CDS encoding response regulator — its product is MGSLEGTRVLVVENDELNAMLLQMQLEMEGMQVGGVAASVSAALQMIDELQPQLVFLDYWLACNENSSPVAECLRQRGIPFLVATGMEINQLPAVFDAGVKLSKPYTGSDLSQALRRALAPA
- a CDS encoding Tex family protein codes for the protein MQDIKLAQQIAQTIADEIGAQAAQTKAAIALLDEGASVPFIARYRKEVTGGLDDTQLRNLESRLTYLRELEDRRKAVLSSIDEQGKLSDALREQIMGADTKSRLEDLYLPYKQKRRTRAQIAREAGLEPLADGLLGDPMLDPQVFAAGFVDAEKGVADTKAALEGARAILMERWGEDAALVGELRSWLAGNGIIRARVAEGKEAEGAKYRDYFEHAEALAKIPSHRLLALFRARREEFLFLELDPGSDVEAGHQYAEGRVAFNAGIANKERPADRWLLDACRLTWRAKLHMHLLLDLFNQAREKAEAEAITVFGDNLKDLMLAAPAGPKAVLGLDPGIRTGCKIAVVDATGKLLATDTVYPHEPRRQWEQSLQTIKQLCIKHNVELIAIGNGTASRETDKLAGEAIAACGNSKLQKVVVSEAGASVYSASEFAAKEFPELDVSLRGAVSIARRLQDPLAELVKIEPKAIGVGQYQHDVDQFRLAKALDARVEDCVNAVGVFVNTASAALLTRVSGLSATVAENIVRHRDENGPFKRRKDLLKVSRLGDKTFEQCAGFLRIADGDEPLDASAVHPEAYPVVERIVAAAAKPIKALLGDGSYLRSLKAEQFTDDKFGVPTVRDILKEMEKPGRDPRPEFKAARFAEGVEDIKDLREGMILEGVVSNVAAFGAFVDIGVHQDGLIHISALSDTFVKDPRDVVKAGDIVKVKVLEVDVARKRIALTRRLEDTPAPARKPERDERNAGQGRGPGAGRDGGQRPRNPGNGGGRPAVSAAPANNALADAFARAKRGS
- a CDS encoding YfeK family protein; translation: MKKLVRNLLMAASLALVALPAAAAPNAATQHEISGLMQALETSGCRFQRNGTWYDAVAARGHLQRKYDYLLKRDMVDSSEQFIDRAASRSSMSGKAYKVSCSGAQEQDASAWFLQQLRRLRAPAG
- the phaC gene encoding class III poly(R)-hydroxyalkanoic acid synthase subunit PhaC; the protein is MKGPLGFGNDDLLQETLQWQRKLVDGLKLLPGVEDVDYGVTERQEVWSDGKVKLYRFVSDQADASKPPLLIVYALVNRPYMVDLQDGRSLVQKLLALGQDVYVLDWGYPDRSERFLTLEDYLLRYIDGAVDHLRAQRDNAPVNLLGICQGGVFALCYSALRPHKVQNLISMVTPVDFHTADNMLSHWARHVDVDLFVDTLGNIPADLMNASYLMLKPFRLNVQKYVGLMDILDDKQALEDFLRMEKWIFDSPDLAGETFREFVKQFYQGNGLMNGSIRIGDEVVDLAKVQMPILNIYAEQDHLVPPSASKAMQAQVGSTDYTELGFRGGHIGIYVSGRAQREVPGAINDWLGERV
- the phaE gene encoding class III poly(R)-hydroxyalkanoic acid synthase subunit PhaE, whose protein sequence is MAAGNNDNTDFEASMRGYWEAWSQTMQGTGAAAGGDFPWRESIAQWTRLVSTDTPPEVQALGARFQHQAGDWLGMMQQVAARFAGKDTSASEVAGAWREAVQAGQGDDLLQWMLGAARGGNALNDQPWLREFAKAAQSGFGGGDWLNAPAFGPAREHQARWQALLKIQQEYQARAEAYVDTIRAVLDDAFKRFEAKLAEHEVPGSQLTSARAMFDLWIDAAEEAYAKVALSEDFQRIYGELANAQMRLRAASQSELERACDAMGVPTRTEMDAAHRRIAELERQVRRLIAATQQASPAAQGAAAGKAATPSQPKPAVKPVKPVPKQAVTKVSKAVVKKSAGKSAQKPAAKKVVAKKVAAKKTAAAAKPKAAPARRRSSK
- a CDS encoding CDP-alcohol phosphatidyltransferase family protein, translating into MKRHFSMLREFQLADWFTLGNAFCGTGAVFAAMRFLQDGERGFLMFGMALIPLAFIFDALDGRVARWRQSSSTLGRELDSLADVISFGVAPAALAYACGMQGGWDWLILSYFVCCGVSRLARYNVTAEEIAGESDKVPYFEGTPIPTSLALVIVLALAAHFSAIGPALWGGSWQLGPWQLHPLVLLFALSGSLMISKTLRIPKP
- a CDS encoding class I SAM-dependent methyltransferase, which encodes MLDTPTLAAQLRQPHGDAALAVADSMNRSNGELNKAAISLLAVLPGEHVLEIGPGNAAFAPLLLKAPGSRYLGIELSPEMVRAGNARLADAGLAERAALQLGDANALALEDACVDAVLAVNISYFWPSLPPVLGELARVLRPGGRLCLAFGDPAFMRTLAFSAHDFHLYTREDFEHALHSTGQFARPAWHSHQETGISNDGRQVQKHFHILLAQRE
- a CDS encoding NUDIX hydrolase, which codes for MPYTPIMATLGYVLSADGSKALMIHRNTRPGDMHLGKYNGLGGKMEADEDILACMHREIREEAGIECGTTRLRGSISWPGFGKNGEDWFAFIFVIDDFTGTPMEVNREGTLEWVAVDQLESLPLWEGDRHFLPLVFDADPRPFHGVMPYRDGRMQSWSYTRL
- a CDS encoding DUF1249 domain-containing protein; amino-acid sequence: MAGALSRIDRIPRLSRLGWLMGLYAENHDHLMRLFAPDRLHVGSHLSSVGDGLDVRLDVIECHRYTVELRLTYDLCDPVTGEPDPSAFVRLYRDARQAETTHCYVGRRWQDVMGMYPPPEALISHRMRMNTFLGKWLEYLAERGHSVATLRRVDETVVPMRRMDVLPS
- the ppsR gene encoding posphoenolpyruvate synthetase regulatory kinase/phosphorylase PpsR, with translation MTAIRPVFYVSDGTGITAETVGHSLLTQFNGFSFVTDRMSFVDDADKAHDAAARIRAAGERYQVRPIVISSCVDSSLGMILEESGALVLDVFAPFIGPLEQELSSARHSKVGQAHGMVDFDTYHRRINAMNFALSHDDGIAVNYDEADVVLVAVSRAGKTPTCIYLALHYGIRAANYPLTEEDLEQDRLPPRLRAYRNKLFGLTIDPERLQQIRQERRPNSRYASFETCKREVAAAETMFRMERIPTLSTTHTSIEEISSKVLSTLSLQREMF